A window of the Streptomyces sp. Ag109_O5-10 genome harbors these coding sequences:
- a CDS encoding AAA family ATPase: MLERAGSEGLFVGRLGESARLAECADRVRAGESWLAVVEGEAGIGKSALLRRFAASLADHTVLWATADASETGYSGGIIGQLTRRVDRALLAQFPLLAGEPPAGAAPHAVGGQLLLLLGALQESGRPVAVMVDDLQWADRLSVQALGFVLRRLWADRVLTVLATRPDAEAVAEPLDRLLRSLDRTVRLELRGLGDGEVAQLAQGLVEGRLAAGLIERLYTYTQGHPLYVRMVLAEVPAAALHDGVLERWPVPPSLRVGIRAQLNRLPKDARDLLAALAVLDARVPLATAGRLAGVADPVRALGPALASGLAQWWPMEHQSPVALVHALHRDAVYETLTPERRRALHAGAAAVVSTAAGWAHRVAAAGGPDARLADELEESGMREAANGRNALAATRLLWAASLSEHRDEHERRLLTACAQSLLTMLPGWSAKLRPQVEECAPGPLRSCVLGVMDMMAGQFAAAEAHLDRAWREALAQPAADWVAVLAGTFLANITLWHGRGAQTVEVARRTLAIGDLDPATTDFTRAALATGRLWHRGPRAALEDLTHLPDDGSAVPDHSLDTLATRGVLRLFLGELGPARADLQTAEARDRQGAGAKMGPLTLALLSVVHYLTGDWNESESVADRALAVAATHDQLLGDAAARFSAVCVLAGRGEWDAALDHVDNLARLAKTLGASTEIVYWSLAGATVAQARADHPAMLRALTPLLDGTPDSAGGEVRLRYRPFGLWQQSLLVEALAGCGQTEAAAAALDEMRQAFDGTGYLRVVVARLAGLVAEGRGRPHDALEIYEQAVAAVAAATDPADVSPLHRALLEQEYGRLLLATRAASRRTAAMWLHTAHGRFSALRATPFVQGCDARLAAGGLTAAPQAPSRLLTLTERELSVAYVVAGGRTNQEAAAELYVSQKTVEYHLSHIYAKLGISSRRQLGEALRALES, from the coding sequence GTGTTGGAGCGCGCTGGTTCGGAGGGGCTGTTCGTGGGCCGTCTCGGCGAGTCGGCCCGGTTGGCGGAGTGCGCCGACCGGGTGCGGGCCGGGGAATCGTGGCTCGCGGTGGTCGAGGGCGAGGCCGGGATCGGCAAGAGCGCCCTGCTGCGCCGGTTCGCCGCCTCGCTGGCGGACCACACCGTCCTGTGGGCCACCGCCGACGCCTCGGAGACGGGCTACTCGGGCGGGATCATCGGCCAGCTCACCCGGCGGGTGGACCGCGCACTGCTCGCGCAGTTCCCGCTGCTGGCCGGGGAGCCGCCCGCCGGAGCGGCCCCGCACGCGGTCGGCGGGCAGCTGCTGCTCCTGCTGGGGGCGCTCCAGGAGTCCGGACGGCCGGTCGCCGTGATGGTGGACGACCTGCAGTGGGCGGACCGGCTGTCGGTGCAGGCCCTGGGCTTCGTGCTGCGGCGCCTGTGGGCGGACCGGGTCCTGACCGTGCTGGCCACCCGCCCGGACGCCGAGGCCGTTGCCGAGCCCCTGGACCGGCTGCTGCGGTCCCTGGACCGGACGGTCAGGCTGGAGCTGCGCGGCCTCGGCGACGGCGAGGTGGCCCAGCTGGCCCAGGGGCTGGTGGAGGGCCGGCTGGCGGCGGGACTGATCGAGCGGCTGTACACCTACACCCAGGGGCATCCGCTGTACGTCCGCATGGTGCTGGCCGAGGTGCCCGCCGCCGCGCTCCACGACGGCGTGCTGGAGCGCTGGCCGGTGCCGCCCTCGCTGCGGGTCGGGATCCGGGCCCAGCTCAACCGGCTCCCCAAGGACGCGCGCGACCTGCTCGCGGCGCTGGCGGTGCTGGACGCCCGGGTGCCGCTGGCGACGGCCGGACGGCTGGCCGGGGTCGCGGATCCGGTCCGCGCCCTCGGCCCCGCCCTGGCGTCGGGGCTCGCGCAGTGGTGGCCGATGGAACACCAGAGCCCCGTCGCCCTGGTGCACGCCCTGCACCGCGACGCCGTGTACGAGACGCTCACCCCCGAACGGCGCCGGGCCCTGCACGCCGGCGCGGCCGCCGTCGTCAGCACGGCCGCGGGCTGGGCGCACCGGGTCGCGGCGGCCGGCGGACCCGACGCCCGGCTCGCCGACGAGCTGGAGGAGTCCGGCATGCGGGAGGCGGCGAACGGGCGCAACGCCCTGGCCGCCACCCGGCTGCTGTGGGCCGCCTCGCTGTCGGAACACCGCGACGAGCACGAGCGACGGCTCCTGACCGCCTGCGCCCAGTCGCTGCTCACCATGCTGCCCGGCTGGTCGGCGAAGCTGCGCCCGCAGGTCGAGGAGTGCGCGCCGGGTCCGCTGCGCAGCTGCGTGCTGGGCGTGATGGACATGATGGCGGGCCAGTTCGCCGCCGCCGAGGCCCACCTCGACCGGGCCTGGCGGGAGGCTCTGGCGCAGCCTGCGGCCGACTGGGTCGCCGTGCTGGCGGGCACCTTCCTCGCCAACATCACGCTGTGGCACGGCCGCGGCGCCCAGACCGTGGAGGTCGCCCGCCGGACCCTCGCGATCGGCGACCTGGACCCGGCCACCACGGACTTCACCCGGGCCGCCCTGGCCACGGGACGACTCTGGCACCGGGGCCCGCGCGCCGCCCTCGAGGACCTCACGCACCTGCCGGACGACGGCTCCGCGGTCCCCGACCACAGCCTCGACACGCTCGCCACCCGGGGAGTCCTGCGGCTCTTCCTCGGCGAACTCGGCCCCGCCCGTGCCGACCTGCAGACCGCGGAGGCGCGCGACCGGCAGGGCGCCGGGGCCAAGATGGGCCCGCTCACCCTCGCCCTGCTGTCCGTCGTCCACTACCTCACGGGCGACTGGAACGAGAGCGAGTCGGTCGCGGACCGGGCGCTCGCGGTGGCGGCCACCCACGACCAGCTGCTCGGCGACGCGGCGGCCCGCTTCTCGGCCGTCTGCGTGCTGGCCGGCCGGGGTGAGTGGGACGCCGCCCTGGACCACGTCGACAACCTGGCCCGCCTCGCGAAGACCCTCGGCGCGTCGACCGAGATCGTCTACTGGTCGCTCGCCGGGGCCACGGTGGCGCAGGCCCGCGCCGACCACCCGGCGATGCTGCGCGCGCTCACGCCGTTGCTCGACGGCACGCCGGACTCCGCGGGCGGCGAGGTCCGGCTCCGGTACCGGCCGTTCGGGCTCTGGCAGCAGTCGCTGCTCGTCGAGGCCCTGGCGGGGTGCGGACAGACGGAAGCCGCCGCGGCCGCGCTGGACGAGATGCGGCAGGCGTTCGACGGCACCGGTTACCTCCGGGTGGTGGTGGCCAGACTCGCCGGCCTCGTCGCCGAGGGCCGCGGCCGCCCGCACGATGCCCTGGAGATCTACGAGCAGGCGGTCGCCGCCGTCGCCGCGGCGACGGACCCCGCCGACGTGTCCCCGCTCCACCGCGCCCTGCTGGAACAGGAATACGGCAGGCTCCTGCTGGCCACCAGAGCCGCCTCACGGCGTACGGCCGCGATGTGGCTGCACACGGCGCACGGCCGGTTCAGCGCACTGCGGGCGACCCCGTTCGTACAGGGCTGCGACGCCAGGCTGGCGGCCGGCGGGCTCACCGCGGCGCCACAGGCCCCCAGCCGGCTGCTGACCCTCACCGAACGCGAACTGTCCGTGGCGTACGTGGTGGCCGGCGGCCGGACCAACCAGGAAGCGGCGGCCGAGCTCTACGTCAGCCAGAAGACGGTCGAGTACCACCTGTCGCACATCTACGCCAAGCTAGGCATCTCGTCACGGCGTCAACTCGGCGAGGCATTGCGGGCGTTGGAGAGCTGA
- a CDS encoding alpha/beta fold hydrolase, with amino-acid sequence MRHLSAVSTPRALTLLAAAAALGLTAAAATPYATAAPATRAAAVQEDLPAGFTQHRTQVGALGLNYVIGGHGPTLVLLHGYPQTWYEWRHVMPALAEHYTVIAPDLPGAGLSDAPVSGYDKKSMAADIHGLLAQIGHDKDIRLVGHDIGTMVAYSYAAAHPADVRKLVLSEAPIPDPGIYTFPSLTADGPGAWHFGFFALGNGLPEDLIQGREEVWTDRFIDDLEVRKGAVTPEDVSVFAGHLKDPAHLEASLAWFRTLPQDMKNDAVYQKRKLTMPVLAVGAEGSLGDSVPEQVKKYATHVTGVVVPDSGHWLYEEQPAAMTRILLTFLKGRS; translated from the coding sequence GTGCGACATCTCTCCGCCGTCTCCACCCCGAGAGCCCTGACCCTGCTGGCAGCGGCGGCGGCGCTCGGCCTGACCGCCGCCGCCGCCACGCCGTACGCGACCGCCGCACCCGCCACCCGGGCCGCCGCCGTGCAGGAGGACCTGCCGGCCGGCTTCACCCAGCACAGGACGCAGGTCGGTGCGCTCGGCCTCAACTACGTGATCGGCGGCCACGGCCCGACCCTGGTCCTCCTGCACGGCTACCCGCAGACCTGGTACGAGTGGCGGCACGTCATGCCCGCCCTCGCCGAGCACTACACGGTCATCGCCCCCGACCTGCCCGGCGCCGGCCTCAGCGACGCCCCGGTGAGCGGCTACGACAAGAAGAGCATGGCCGCGGACATCCACGGCCTGCTCGCCCAGATCGGCCATGACAAGGACATCCGGCTCGTCGGGCACGACATCGGCACGATGGTCGCCTACTCCTACGCCGCCGCGCACCCCGCCGACGTGCGGAAGCTCGTGCTCAGCGAAGCCCCGATCCCGGACCCGGGCATCTACACCTTCCCGTCGCTGACGGCGGACGGCCCCGGTGCCTGGCACTTCGGGTTCTTCGCCCTCGGCAACGGCCTGCCGGAGGACCTCATCCAGGGCCGTGAGGAGGTGTGGACGGACCGGTTCATCGACGACCTGGAGGTCCGCAAGGGCGCGGTCACCCCCGAGGACGTCTCCGTCTTCGCCGGCCACCTGAAGGACCCGGCCCATCTCGAGGCGAGCCTCGCCTGGTTCCGGACGCTCCCGCAGGACATGAAGAACGACGCCGTCTACCAGAAGAGGAAGCTCACCATGCCCGTGCTCGCGGTCGGGGCCGAAGGCAGCCTCGGCGACTCCGTGCCCGAGCAGGTCAAGAAGTACGCGACCCACGTCACCGGGGTCGTCGTACCCGACTCCGGCCACTGGCTCTACGAGGAGCAGCCGGCGGCGATGACCCGCATCCTGCTCACCTTCCTGAAGGGACGGTCATGA
- a CDS encoding cupin domain-containing protein → MTAPHTAGEPFWFLGGQARVLVPSRATGGSISVMEFTDTAGHAPPLHVHDDEEEVWIVLDGKVTFFVGDQKFDLEPGQAAHGPRGVAHSYLVRSKSARLATVFSPASVEDWFVANGTPVSSVDEAPAAFDIGAIIASAEAYRVRVAGPPPTE, encoded by the coding sequence ATGACCGCACCGCACACGGCCGGGGAGCCGTTCTGGTTCCTCGGCGGGCAGGCCCGCGTGCTCGTGCCCAGCCGGGCCACCGGCGGATCGATCAGCGTCATGGAGTTCACCGACACCGCGGGCCACGCACCCCCGCTGCACGTGCACGACGACGAGGAGGAGGTCTGGATCGTCCTGGACGGGAAGGTGACCTTCTTCGTCGGCGACCAGAAGTTCGACCTCGAACCCGGCCAGGCCGCACACGGCCCGCGCGGTGTCGCGCACAGCTACCTCGTGCGGAGCAAGTCCGCCCGGCTGGCCACCGTCTTCTCGCCGGCCAGCGTCGAGGACTGGTTCGTGGCCAACGGCACGCCGGTGTCGAGCGTCGACGAGGCCCCGGCCGCCTTCGACATCGGCGCGATCATCGCCTCGGCGGAGGCGTACCGGGTACGGGTCGCTGGACCACCGCCCACCGAGTAG